From Thermomonas sp. XSG, one genomic window encodes:
- a CDS encoding MFS transporter gives MPSSASPWTGRALVLAGILLSALNLRTAVTSLTPLLDLLGTRFGFGPAVVGLFGMLPTAAFAVFGVATPRIAHRIGLEQAALLSMALAAAGLASRAFAGGALALAAGCVVALAGMGMGNVVLPPLVKRYFPQRVGTVSTLYLTLLQVGTIAPALLAVPLADAAGWRVSMGVWTLPAVAAGLVWLGVLWRERHGDPVLAPLHDRAVQAGDAAPELARPDLHLRPWRSPLAWGMALMFGMTSLITYSMFTWLPKLMTEAGASPAFGGTMVALFAALGLGSALTMPAVAVRMRNPFPLVLACALAYALAFPGLLLAPMAAPVLWVVLLGIGPSTFPLSLTLINLRTRTPAGSAKLSGFMQGVGYTLSCAGPILFGLLHDRSGGWGLPFAFLGLCALVMVAGSWQACRERMLEDDAG, from the coding sequence ATGCCTTCCTCCGCCTCCCCGTGGACCGGCCGCGCGCTGGTGCTCGCCGGCATCCTGTTGTCCGCCCTCAATCTGCGCACCGCGGTCACGTCGCTGACGCCGCTGCTGGACCTGCTCGGCACCCGTTTCGGTTTCGGGCCTGCCGTGGTCGGGCTGTTCGGCATGCTGCCGACCGCCGCCTTCGCGGTGTTCGGCGTGGCCACCCCGCGCATCGCCCACCGCATCGGCCTGGAACAGGCCGCGCTGCTGTCGATGGCGCTGGCTGCAGCCGGGCTGGCTTCGCGTGCGTTCGCGGGCGGGGCGTTGGCGCTGGCCGCCGGCTGCGTGGTCGCGCTGGCCGGCATGGGCATGGGCAACGTGGTGCTGCCGCCGCTGGTGAAGCGCTATTTCCCGCAGCGGGTGGGCACGGTCAGCACGCTGTACCTGACCCTGCTGCAGGTAGGCACCATTGCGCCGGCGCTGCTGGCCGTGCCGCTGGCCGATGCGGCAGGCTGGCGCGTGTCGATGGGCGTGTGGACACTGCCGGCGGTCGCCGCGGGACTGGTCTGGCTTGGCGTGCTCTGGCGCGAGCGCCACGGCGATCCGGTGCTGGCGCCGCTGCACGACCGCGCGGTGCAGGCAGGGGACGCTGCGCCCGAACTGGCGCGGCCCGACCTGCACCTGCGGCCGTGGCGTTCGCCGCTGGCCTGGGGCATGGCGTTGATGTTCGGCATGACCTCGCTGATCACCTATTCGATGTTCACCTGGCTGCCAAAGCTGATGACCGAAGCCGGTGCCAGCCCGGCATTCGGCGGCACGATGGTCGCACTGTTCGCGGCGCTGGGGCTTGGAAGCGCGCTCACCATGCCGGCGGTGGCCGTGCGGATGCGCAACCCGTTCCCGCTGGTGCTGGCCTGCGCGCTGGCCTATGCGCTCGCTTTTCCCGGCCTGCTGCTGGCGCCGATGGCCGCGCCGGTGTTGTGGGTGGTGCTGCTGGGCATCGGGCCGAGCACCTTTCCGCTTTCGCTGACTCTGATCAACCTGCGAACGCGTACGCCGGCCGGTTCGGCCAAGCTGTCCGGCTTCATGCAGGGCGTGGGCTACACCCTCAGCTGCGCGGGGCCGATCCTGTTCGGCCTCCTGCACGACCGCAGCGGTGGTTGGGGGCTGCCGTTCGCGTTCCTGGGGCTCTGCGCGCTGGTGATGGTGGCGGGCAGCTGGCAGGCCTGCCGCGAACGCATGCTGGAAGACGACGCCGGTTGA
- a CDS encoding GGDEF domain-containing protein — MARLRVVLGVMLLAAGSVWSQTQLHPVPQAGSRTQQAYDRVEDILADLRTRGYVDPLAVIRRLEAAPDRPGAAAPVEARRRYHAALGILAAAADDAGKLEAARAALTALGQEQRCGPCTAQAKVLQSQWELTRKGAAPSLQLLDEAEAIMGSAPPADLVVHFRAVRARSYRLAGEFARSVADAVAGLRAAEAAGNDAARVELLVTLALDNASLGDFARAQSQIDEAIALAKRIGHRYQLAYAYLNLGHVQSLQGAREAQRDALMAALEMARGNPALSEVEMLTQSNLADYFLYRGDPQRALDYARRAEALARRLDEQRSLAIALTNVGIATARLGRVDEGLARIREAIAIAKRMDNREHVVGMQQELIAVLEGAGRWREAVAALHEVSGYEKSLVDQARTREVLALQEQFASERNQREITRLSSENARQQALMQARSAQRWMWGALAVAMALAAVLLGQWLRRARRINRSLRRTNAALAEQSTRDPLTGSYNRRHFEALMAHGGPVGEDPANQRRRQPFVSIVMLDLDHFKQVNDLFGHPAGDTVLVAVSARLRALVRQQDAVVRWGGEEFVLVLPGTDAGGAATLVERVLQAVASHPVAVDDRTLPVTVSAGVATLPAAAMAHWQDAVHVADAALYVAKREGRNRAVCVEERVSGGLVAAAADLAAAEAAGQVALARVLGPGVVAASTGY, encoded by the coding sequence TTGGCGAGGCTTCGGGTGGTGCTGGGGGTGATGCTACTGGCCGCTGGATCAGTCTGGTCGCAGACCCAGTTGCATCCGGTGCCTCAGGCCGGATCCCGGACGCAGCAGGCGTATGACCGTGTCGAAGACATCCTGGCCGACCTGCGCACCCGCGGTTATGTCGACCCCCTGGCGGTGATTCGGCGTCTTGAGGCTGCTCCCGATCGTCCCGGTGCCGCCGCGCCGGTGGAGGCGCGGCGCCGATACCACGCCGCACTGGGCATCCTCGCTGCGGCGGCCGACGACGCGGGGAAACTGGAGGCCGCGCGGGCGGCGCTGACCGCGCTCGGCCAGGAGCAGCGCTGTGGTCCGTGCACCGCGCAGGCCAAGGTGCTGCAAAGCCAATGGGAATTGACCCGCAAGGGCGCGGCACCCTCGCTGCAGCTGCTGGACGAGGCCGAGGCGATCATGGGCAGCGCCCCTCCCGCGGATCTGGTTGTCCACTTCCGCGCGGTCCGCGCCCGTTCCTACCGATTGGCGGGGGAATTCGCCCGGTCGGTGGCCGATGCGGTGGCGGGACTGCGCGCCGCGGAAGCCGCTGGCAATGATGCGGCGCGGGTGGAGTTGCTGGTGACCTTGGCGCTGGACAATGCCAGCCTGGGCGACTTCGCCCGCGCGCAGTCCCAGATCGACGAGGCGATTGCGCTGGCAAAGCGGATCGGCCATCGCTACCAGCTGGCCTACGCCTACCTGAATCTTGGTCACGTGCAGTCGCTGCAGGGCGCGCGCGAAGCCCAGCGCGACGCGCTCATGGCCGCGTTGGAGATGGCACGCGGCAATCCCGCGCTGTCCGAAGTGGAGATGCTCACCCAGTCGAACCTCGCCGACTACTTCCTGTACCGCGGCGACCCCCAGCGCGCACTTGATTACGCCCGTCGCGCCGAAGCGCTGGCGCGGCGGCTGGACGAGCAGCGCAGCCTGGCGATCGCGCTGACCAATGTCGGGATCGCCACGGCGCGGCTGGGGCGGGTGGACGAGGGGTTGGCCCGGATCCGCGAGGCGATTGCGATCGCCAAGCGGATGGACAACCGCGAACACGTCGTGGGGATGCAGCAGGAACTGATCGCCGTGCTGGAAGGCGCCGGACGCTGGCGCGAGGCGGTGGCCGCCCTGCATGAAGTATCTGGCTACGAGAAATCGCTGGTCGACCAGGCGCGTACCCGCGAGGTGCTCGCACTGCAGGAGCAGTTCGCATCGGAGCGCAACCAGCGCGAGATCACCCGGCTGTCGAGCGAAAATGCACGCCAGCAGGCGTTGATGCAGGCGCGTTCTGCGCAGCGATGGATGTGGGGTGCGCTGGCCGTCGCCATGGCACTGGCGGCGGTCCTGCTGGGCCAGTGGCTGCGGCGGGCACGGCGCATCAACCGCTCCCTCCGCCGCACCAACGCGGCGCTGGCCGAACAGTCCACCCGCGACCCGCTGACCGGCAGCTACAACCGCCGCCACTTCGAGGCGCTGATGGCGCATGGCGGGCCGGTGGGGGAGGATCCGGCGAACCAGCGTCGGCGCCAGCCGTTCGTCAGCATCGTCATGCTCGACCTCGATCATTTCAAGCAGGTCAACGACCTGTTCGGCCATCCGGCCGGCGATACCGTGCTGGTCGCGGTCTCCGCCCGCCTTCGAGCGCTGGTGCGGCAGCAGGATGCGGTGGTGCGCTGGGGCGGCGAGGAGTTCGTGCTGGTCCTGCCCGGAACGGACGCTGGCGGCGCGGCCACGCTGGTCGAGAGAGTGCTGCAGGCGGTGGCCAGCCATCCGGTGGCGGTCGACGATCGTACCCTTCCGGTTACCGTCTCCGCCGGTGTCGCCACCCTGCCGGCCGCCGCGATGGCGCACTGGCAGGACGCGGTGCATGTGGCGGACGCCGCGTTGTACGTGGCCAAGCGGGAAGGCCGCAATCGGGCGGTCTGCGTGGAAGAGCGGGTGTCCGGCGGGCTGGTCGCGGCGGCCGCCGATCTGGCGGCTGCGGAAGCGGCGGGCCAGGTGGCACTGGCCAGGGTCCTTGGGCCGGGAGTGGTCGCGGCGTCAACAGGATACTGA
- a CDS encoding GGDEF domain-containing protein, with the protein MSAPPKSNAKAQVAAANAMTKLAPIAAWTMLVVASLVLLGWCLQIPALTRLMTIAPSMKAPTAIAFIASGLALLGCARVGRGGLACVLPNLLVLLIGSLSILEHTSGATLFIDQLFADPEALARGNPPGRMPQMTAIGLVLLAAQGLLVSQQRAPRLCHLLAGVLLSLGAFALTLAGYSYQMGVIQMLPVSPPTAILFLLATLGWLVLQQPMGIMRVAFADSPGTVLLKRAGIPALLMPPVLAIAIRAAEHLLDWTHTEVVAAVGYLSGVGACAMVVGMAWLLHHLDEQQQKARRFHDAAYTDALTGVTNRRGFDEAIEHLLQGHRGTDHGFTMLMLDLDHFKNFNDDFGHLAGDEALQITGQILLESLRPQDIAARFGGEEFAVILPGTEMAGGRRAAQRLLQAFRTHDWPYRKVTVSIGIANSHPDDTAATLIARADEALYAAKSGGRDRACEAAVGPPASGL; encoded by the coding sequence ATGAGCGCGCCGCCGAAGTCCAATGCCAAAGCACAAGTCGCCGCCGCGAACGCGATGACGAAACTCGCGCCGATCGCTGCCTGGACGATGCTGGTCGTGGCGTCACTCGTCCTGCTCGGCTGGTGCTTGCAGATCCCGGCGCTGACCCGGCTGATGACGATCGCCCCGAGCATGAAGGCCCCCACCGCGATCGCCTTCATAGCGAGCGGCCTCGCCCTGCTCGGGTGCGCCCGGGTCGGGCGCGGCGGCCTTGCGTGCGTTCTGCCGAATCTGCTGGTGCTGCTGATCGGCAGCCTTTCGATACTGGAGCACACCAGCGGCGCAACCCTCTTCATCGACCAGCTGTTCGCCGATCCCGAAGCCCTCGCCCGGGGTAATCCGCCCGGGCGGATGCCACAGATGACCGCAATCGGCCTCGTGTTGCTGGCTGCACAAGGATTGCTGGTCAGCCAACAGCGGGCGCCACGCCTGTGCCACCTGCTGGCCGGCGTGCTGCTGTCGCTGGGTGCATTCGCCCTGACCTTGGCGGGTTACAGCTACCAAATGGGGGTCATCCAGATGCTGCCGGTGTCGCCGCCAACCGCCATCCTGTTCCTCCTGGCGACCCTGGGCTGGCTGGTCCTGCAGCAACCCATGGGCATCATGCGGGTGGCTTTTGCGGACAGCCCCGGGACCGTGCTGCTGAAGAGGGCCGGCATACCGGCGCTGCTGATGCCGCCGGTGCTGGCAATCGCCATCCGCGCAGCAGAGCACCTGCTGGACTGGACCCATACGGAGGTGGTCGCCGCCGTCGGCTACCTCAGTGGCGTGGGCGCCTGCGCGATGGTCGTCGGCATGGCCTGGCTGCTGCACCACCTCGATGAGCAGCAACAGAAGGCGCGCCGCTTCCACGATGCGGCCTATACCGACGCGCTGACCGGGGTGACCAACCGCCGTGGCTTCGACGAGGCCATCGAGCATCTGCTGCAGGGACATCGCGGGACCGACCACGGGTTCACCATGCTGATGCTCGACCTGGACCACTTCAAGAATTTCAACGATGACTTCGGCCATCTCGCTGGCGACGAGGCATTGCAGATCACCGGCCAGATCCTGCTCGAGTCCCTGCGCCCGCAGGACATCGCAGCGCGGTTTGGCGGCGAGGAATTTGCCGTGATTCTTCCTGGGACGGAAATGGCCGGCGGGCGGCGGGCGGCTCAGCGGCTGCTGCAGGCCTTCCGGACTCATGATTGGCCGTATCGCAAGGTCACCGTGAGCATCGGCATCGCCAATTCCCATCCAGACGACACCGCTGCCACGCTGATCGCGCGTGCCGACGAAGCGCTGTATGCAGCCAAGTCGGGCGGTCGCGATCGGGCCTGCGAGGCCGCCGTCGGTCCGCCCGCATCCGGGCTTTAA
- a CDS encoding efflux RND transporter periplasmic adaptor subunit gives MPAAKHRKRWLAALLLACVVGAAALGIAVLRGPLLPGYEVQAGPLVQNVVATGRVAAASRVQVGPEITGLVLERRVMDGDRVAPGDVLVVLRARDLEARRDQARAALAALRQAERPDAEARLRQARAQLAQAERDHARRRELGARQLVARESVEQAAQAVVAARAAAEQARLAVDALAGGGAREAQVREELAAAEAALARAVIRASVAGTVLTRGVEPGDTVRPGDVLLEIAADAPGEILLPVDEKNIARLRVGQRATCIADAFPGRAFAATVHHIAPAVDPARGTVDVRLRIDPKAGFVRQDMTVTATLLTGERERALAVPNDALLDARDGSDRATVLLVRDGRVRRTAVTLGLRALAMSEVVAGLRAGDRVLAASALAAEALPADGDRVRIEGQPLPTGDSATRRELPVKFN, from the coding sequence ATGCCCGCCGCCAAGCACCGCAAACGATGGCTCGCCGCCCTGCTTCTCGCCTGCGTGGTGGGCGCTGCCGCACTCGGCATAGCCGTCCTGCGCGGACCGCTGCTGCCCGGCTACGAAGTGCAGGCGGGGCCCTTGGTGCAGAACGTGGTGGCCACCGGCCGGGTGGCCGCCGCGTCGCGGGTGCAGGTTGGCCCGGAAATCACCGGACTCGTGTTGGAGCGCCGGGTGATGGACGGCGACCGGGTGGCACCGGGCGACGTGCTGGTGGTGCTGCGCGCACGTGATCTGGAAGCCCGCCGCGACCAAGCCCGCGCCGCGCTGGCCGCGCTGCGCCAGGCGGAACGTCCCGACGCCGAGGCACGGCTGCGCCAGGCCCGGGCGCAGCTCGCGCAGGCCGAACGCGACCACGCGCGCCGCCGCGAACTGGGCGCGCGCCAGCTGGTGGCGCGCGAGAGCGTGGAGCAGGCCGCGCAGGCCGTGGTGGCCGCGCGCGCCGCGGCCGAGCAGGCACGGCTGGCGGTGGACGCCCTGGCCGGCGGCGGCGCCCGCGAGGCGCAGGTTCGCGAGGAACTTGCGGCCGCCGAGGCCGCCTTGGCGCGCGCGGTGATCCGCGCCAGCGTCGCCGGGACCGTGCTGACCCGAGGCGTGGAACCCGGCGACACCGTGCGCCCAGGCGACGTGCTGCTGGAGATCGCTGCCGACGCGCCGGGCGAGATCCTGCTGCCGGTGGACGAAAAGAACATCGCGCGCCTGCGCGTGGGCCAGCGCGCCACCTGCATCGCCGATGCGTTTCCGGGGCGAGCGTTTGCCGCCACCGTGCACCACATCGCGCCGGCCGTCGATCCGGCACGTGGCACCGTGGACGTGCGCCTGCGCATCGACCCGAAGGCCGGCTTCGTCCGCCAGGACATGACCGTCACCGCCACCCTGCTGACCGGCGAGCGCGAGCGCGCGCTGGCGGTGCCCAACGATGCGCTGCTCGACGCCCGCGACGGCAGTGATCGCGCTACGGTCCTCCTCGTGCGCGACGGCCGAGTGCGCCGCACCGCCGTGACGCTGGGCCTGCGCGCGCTGGCGATGAGCGAAGTGGTGGCGGGCCTGCGCGCCGGCGACCGCGTGCTTGCCGCCAGCGCGCTGGCCGCCGAGGCGCTACCGGCCGACGGCGACCGCGTGCGCATCGAGGGCCAGCCCCTGCCCACCGGCGATTCCGCCACCCGCCGCGAGCTGCCGGTGAAGTTCAACTGA